Below is a window of Desmonostoc muscorum LEGE 12446 DNA.
CAGTTATTTTACAAACTGAGTCAGACTGAGTTAAACGCCTAAAGCCTAAGAAAATTTATGCGGCTTTGACTTTAGCGAGTGTTGATTTTGACTTCTTCTTGACAACAGGATGCTTAGTTCGTTGTGTTTGAACTTGACCTTGAACTCGACCGATGGAATTTCCTCTGGTTTTGGGAGAACGAGCGGGTGTACCAATCTCTGAAATAATTCTCTGAAAATCGCGTTGCACTACACTTGGAGTGGCAATTTTATCATTGTTTTGTTCTAAATAACGCTCCCATGGCCTGGGTAAGTGTGTTGCTAACTCCCTTGCCGCCCACAACTGTACGTAAGCTAGGATTACTAAATGTATCCAATTTTCCTCATGCAAAACATCTGGAGTTTGAAACTGCGTCATCAACAAACGCTGCTTGCTAAATCGCAGCATGTGTTCAATATCAAACCTTTGTCTATAGCAATGGTTTGCAACCGTAGGTGAGATTTCTCCACGTTGCTCACCTATGACAATTAACCACATTGGTTTCCAGAGAGATTGATTAGTATCATCAGTCACATGAATTCTGAGCAGAGTAAAAGGATGACAATACATTTTTTGGTGCTTGGTTCCCCTCATCAACATTTGATGCCAAGCGAGTATGGTGATGTTTAAAAGACGACCCTTACAGGTTGTCTGCTGAATTTGTGTTGTCTCGTCGGGAGAGTGCCAAGTTTCAACATCAGCTAAATTAAACCGTTCACCGTATTTTTTTGGACAACCACGTTTTTTCTTTGACTCATCAACGGGTGGAGATTGGTAGAAAATTCGATTACTACGAACTCTGGCTATCACTACCACATTTTTGTGTTTGGATTGGTCAAACAGAAATGAACGCTGACTATAGGCGCTATCTGCTACTAAGACGCACAATTTTTCCTGCCAGGGCAGTGATGAATCAGACATTACTGAGGAAATTTGTTCACTACCCACATCAACACCAGTTTTATCAAGTGATACCCTTTCTCCTGATATTGGTATTGACCAAGGGGCGGCATTCCCAGTTTCTTTCTCTGGTAAGATAGAAAGTATCGAATAAGAATGACCAATATTAATCGGTTTGTTACCCTTGATAGTATTTGGCTGGTAAATATACCCACGTTCAGCTAAAGTCCTCGCGTAAGGACGCGGATGCGGTGTTGTATCAAGAGCGAATAAGTAAAAAGGGCGTTGTTGTGGTTGCTTAATTAACTCAGATACCACCCTAATTAAGTTATTGGGTTTTTCTTGTTCTTCTTGTTCTTCTTCTTCATTGTTCTTCTCCTGAATATTTGTATTAAATGATTTTTGAATTGCTTTATAAATAGAATTATAGCTTCTGGGAAACAAAGGACTTAAAGATAACTCCGCAATTGAATTGGCTCCCGTATTACCCGCAAGCGCATCCAACAAATCCATACAGGCGTCGCTACATGAAGAAAAACAGTTGTAAATTTTTTGTCTAAAATCTTGAAATTGCGCTATTAATTGATTGTTATTAAATTTTGGCATAGCCATCAGTATTTACCCAAAGATACTTTGTAGTTGATATTACTATTTGTTGGGGGTCTGATGGCTATGCTTTTTTCTGCTCGTCACTATAAACAAGATTAATCATTCATTTATTCGCGAGTCACACTCGCGAATAAACTTCTTTTTGTCCAAAGTCCAATAATAATCAAGAATTATTACAAGAAATTGCAAATTTAAAAAAAGAGTACGATCGCTTGCAGTTTCAACTACAACAGCAGCGAGAAATATTACTACAAGAACTCCAGCAGTCAACTTTACAACTGCTGGAGCCTTTGTTGTTGCAATGGCCAACAGCAGCACAAAAAGCCCAGGAAAATCCACAGCTAGCAGCAGTCAAAATAGTGCCGTTGGTACAGAAACCCCTAGAAAAACTTTTACAAGGGTGGGGAGTGGAAGCGATCGCATTTGTGGGAGCAGAAGTACCCTACGATCCCCAACTACACCAATTGATGGAGGGAACTGCACAACCTGGAGAAATAGTCAAGGTGCGGTACACTGGTTACCTTCAAGGTGACAAGCTGCTTTATAGAGCTAAAGTCAGTCCTGTGTAAAAGGGAATGGGGAATGGGGAATAGGGAGTAGGGAATGGGGGAGTCTGGGGAGATTATAAAAAAGCTTCCCAGTCCCCAATCCCCAGTCCCCAGTCCCCAATCCCTGGGATCTATTGAGAAAGTCAGGAATTAGAAGTTAAGGGTGAGAAGTTATAAATCATAACTTCTCACTTTTAGTATTGTCTGTTGAGAAATAACAGACACAGGGAATACTAAAACAGCAGAAGCAATGCCTCAGAGAACTTCTTTGAGAACGAAAGTGCATTTCAACTCCAGTTACAAACAGGACTTCGAGTATGCAAAAGGACAACAAAATAAATGAGTCCTGCAATCACCTAAGGGAACTCGCCAGTACTTGTCCACTTATAAACCAACAGGAAAATGTTTCTATTGCCTTTCTATTGCAAATCGTTAACGATATGAAGGAGCGTCAACAAACCCACGAGGCACTCCAGCAAGCTTATGCAGAACTCCAAAGACAAGTAGAAGAACAGACTAAAGAATTAATCAAAAGTAACGAGGCACTACAAGCTGAGATTGCTCAACGGCAACAGGCACAAGCAGAATTAATGCTTTACAAGCAAGCGGTAGAAAGCTCCAGTGATGCTATTGGCATAGCAGATGCTGCGGGTAATCATATCTACCAAAATTCGGCATTTTCCAAATTGTATGAATGTAAAACTGTGCAGGACTTCACGAAATTTGGAGGCTTTTCTGCTGTGTTTACTAACTCGGCAATTGCCAAGGAGATATGGCAAGCTACTATTTCGGGTCAGTCCTGGGTAGGTGAGGTTGAGCAACAGTCTGCTAGTGGTCGGATTATGCAGACTTTCCTCAGGTCTTATTCTCTGAAAGATTCCACAGGCCAGAACGTTGGTTTTGTTGGTGCTGTTACTGACATCACGGAGCGTAAACTAGCACAAGTGCAACTCCAACAGAAAGAGCAATTCCTTCGGACTGTCTATGAGGGATCTGAACATTTGATATTTGCAGTGGATGTTCTAGAAGATGGGGACTTTCGCTTCACCGGTTGGAATCCAGCTACAGAACGTGTCTCTGGTATCAGTAGCACAGAAGTAATTGGTAAAACACCAGAAGATGTGTCTGGTGTTGTGGAGGGTGCAGCAGTCCGTCAGAGATATGTAAACTGCGTAGAAGCAGGTGTGCCCATGACCTACGAAGAATGCTTGACTTTCCAAGGTGAGGAAATTTGGTCACTAACTACAATTAATCCCCTCAAAGACAGTGAAGGTAGAATCTATCGGTTGGTAGGAACAACATTTCAAATTACTGAGCGTGTACGGGCAGAAACTCAGTTAAAGCAGCGGACAAAAGATTTAGAAAAAGCCGTTGAGGAACTCCAGCAAACTCAAATGCAGCTTGTCCAAAGTGAGAAAATGTCAGGTTTGGGACAATTGGTGGCTGGTGTTGCTCACGAAATCAATAACCCTGTGAATTTCATTTACGGCAATCTCACCCACGCCAACGACTACATTCAAGACCTAGTGGGATTTGTTCGACTCTATCAGCAACTCCATCCCCATCCCATCTCTGAAATTGAAAAATTAGCAGCAGAGATTGACCTAGAATTTTTGATAGAGGACTTGCCCAAACTCCTCAACTCAATGAAAGTTGGGGCACAGCGAATTCGAGAAATTGTTTTATCCTTACGCAATTTCTCTCGTATGGATGAAGCTGATATGAAAGAGGTAGATATCCATGAGGGAATCGATAGTACTCTAATGATTCTCGAACATCGCATCAAGGCCACACCTGACCGCCCTGCCATTCAGGTGATCAAACAATACAGTAACTTACCTGTAGTGGAATGTTATGCAGGACAACTCAATCAGGTATTTATGAATATTTTGGCAAATGCGATCGATGCGATTGAAGAGTCATTTGTCATTGGTCATTGGTCATTGGTATCAAACGAATCGCAAATGACAAATGGCCAAGCGCAAAGTCCGAATGGAGGAAAGCTCCGCTCAGACAGCACTTTCTCTAAGCCCAAAGATCCGTCCAACGCAGTGGCTCAACTTACTAAGAGAGGACAAATGACAAATGACCAAGAACAAATGACTTCTCCTCAGATTCGCATTCATACTGAACTCACTAGCGAAAAACAAGTAGTTATTCGCATTGCTGACAATGGATTAGGAATATCGAAGGAAGTAAAGCAGCGACTTTTTGACCCGTTCTTTAGTACTAAGCCCATTGGTAAAGGTACTGGCATGGGTTTATCTATTAGTTACCAAATTATTTCACAAAAGCATGGTGGCAGCTTGGAATGTATTTCCCAGCGAGGAAGTGGGGCTGAATTTGTGATTACTATTCCTCTTAATCAAAAATAAATTATTATTTTTATGCTACAAACAGATTTAATTTTTAGATTCGAGATTGGCGCAGTCAAAATTAAAATTTTTGGCTCTAGTTTTTCAAATTTAGTGCTGAATACTTTAATTTATGTAAGTTATTAACTATAAATAAATTTAAATGCTAACTATTGTCATTATTTAACATTGTGAAATTTAAAAATAATTGTGATTTTAAATACTGATTATTTAAAATTTTTTTGGGATATTTTTACTGGTAGATAGCATGAACTTATCAAGAATGAATTTGATTTTTTATTTTTTGATCATTCAAAAATTCTACTAACGGTATATAATAGCAAAATCAGAACAACATTTACACAAATCAGCGTGAAATAATTATGAGAGAAGAAGTCAAAATTATTAAACTCAGTGGTAATCTGAACGCCACAACTTCACAAGAATTTCGACAAAGTATTACTAAAATTCTCGAAGTTGGTGTGAAAATTGTCTTACTTGATTTTCAGGATGTAACTTTTATGGATAGTTCAGGTTTGGGAGCTTTGGTGTTAGCTTTCAAAACCTTGAGAGCAGCGGATATTAAGCTTGTTATCTGTTCAATTAATGAGCAGGTCAGGATATTATTTGAACTGACTAATATGGATAAAATATTTGAAATATTTCCTAACCAAGAAGCATTTAATCAGGTTTTATTGTCCAAAACTTAATTAATCAAATTTAATTTGCAAGATAGATAAATCATCATCAAAACTATCTTTGGAGTTGAGAGCGATTAAATAACTCAGTACCCGATCGAGTTGGCTATCAACAGAATTTTGTAAGCTAAGTAGTAGCTGAATAAAAGCATCTAAACTCCAAAGTGTGCCATCTGATTTAGTGATTTCATAAGCACCATCACTAAAAATGTAAAGGGTACTGAATTTTCCAATATTGCAAAATCCATCAATATATTTTGCTTCTGGAAACATCCCAACTGGCATTCCTGGGGTTTTCAAGAATTTAACTTCGGCTTTTCTAGGAGATGTGCCGGTGATTAAAATTGCAGGTGGATGACCTGCACTAGCATAAATTAACTGGCGATTGATTCGGTTGTAAACGCCGTACCAAATTGTAAAGTACTTGTCGTTTTGATAATTCATCTGAAAGGTATCATTCAAAGCTTTTAAGACATCACTAGGTTGATAGTAATTCAGACTTTTGAGGGCACGAGAACGAAGCAAATTCATCACTGAAACAGAGGGAAGAGTGGCTTTGAGTCCGTGTCCAGCAGTATCCAACAAGTAAATTGCCAAATAATCGGCATCAAGCCAGTAATAATCGAAACAGTCACCGCCGAGTTGTCGTGAGGGAATGAATCGAAAATTTATGTTGAAGGGTTCAGTCATGGGAAAAGGCAGGAGCGATCGCACATATTCTGCGGCTTCTGACATTTCTGATTCTAAAAGCAACTTTTGAGTCTGCAAATCTCTACTTAATTGATGCAGGCGTAATCCTGCTCTTACTCGTGCTTGTAATTCATTATGCTCAATCGGTTTGGAGATAAAATCATCAGCGCCAGCATCTAGCCCCTTAACACAATCGGCAACGGAATCTAAGGATGTTAATAAAATAAAAAATGTGGTGGAAAATT
It encodes the following:
- a CDS encoding PAS domain-containing sensor histidine kinase, which produces MQKDNKINESCNHLRELASTCPLINQQENVSIAFLLQIVNDMKERQQTHEALQQAYAELQRQVEEQTKELIKSNEALQAEIAQRQQAQAELMLYKQAVESSSDAIGIADAAGNHIYQNSAFSKLYECKTVQDFTKFGGFSAVFTNSAIAKEIWQATISGQSWVGEVEQQSASGRIMQTFLRSYSLKDSTGQNVGFVGAVTDITERKLAQVQLQQKEQFLRTVYEGSEHLIFAVDVLEDGDFRFTGWNPATERVSGISSTEVIGKTPEDVSGVVEGAAVRQRYVNCVEAGVPMTYEECLTFQGEEIWSLTTINPLKDSEGRIYRLVGTTFQITERVRAETQLKQRTKDLEKAVEELQQTQMQLVQSEKMSGLGQLVAGVAHEINNPVNFIYGNLTHANDYIQDLVGFVRLYQQLHPHPISEIEKLAAEIDLEFLIEDLPKLLNSMKVGAQRIREIVLSLRNFSRMDEADMKEVDIHEGIDSTLMILEHRIKATPDRPAIQVIKQYSNLPVVECYAGQLNQVFMNILANAIDAIEESFVIGHWSLVSNESQMTNGQAQSPNGGKLRSDSTFSKPKDPSNAVAQLTKRGQMTNDQEQMTSPQIRIHTELTSEKQVVIRIADNGLGISKEVKQRLFDPFFSTKPIGKGTGMGLSISYQIISQKHGGSLECISQRGSGAEFVITIPLNQK
- a CDS encoding NF041680 family putative transposase — protein: MAMPKFNNNQLIAQFQDFRQKIYNCFSSCSDACMDLLDALAGNTGANSIAELSLSPLFPRSYNSIYKAIQKSFNTNIQEKNNEEEEQEEQEKPNNLIRVVSELIKQPQQRPFYLFALDTTPHPRPYARTLAERGYIYQPNTIKGNKPINIGHSYSILSILPEKETGNAAPWSIPISGERVSLDKTGVDVGSEQISSVMSDSSLPWQEKLCVLVADSAYSQRSFLFDQSKHKNVVVIARVRSNRIFYQSPPVDESKKKRGCPKKYGERFNLADVETWHSPDETTQIQQTTCKGRLLNITILAWHQMLMRGTKHQKMYCHPFTLLRIHVTDDTNQSLWKPMWLIVIGEQRGEISPTVANHCYRQRFDIEHMLRFSKQRLLMTQFQTPDVLHEENWIHLVILAYVQLWAARELATHLPRPWERYLEQNNDKIATPSVVQRDFQRIISEIGTPARSPKTRGNSIGRVQGQVQTQRTKHPVVKKKSKSTLAKVKAA
- a CDS encoding STAS domain-containing protein, encoding MREEVKIIKLSGNLNATTSQEFRQSITKILEVGVKIVLLDFQDVTFMDSSGLGALVLAFKTLRAADIKLVICSINEQVRILFELTNMDKIFEIFPNQEAFNQVLLSKT
- a CDS encoding PP2C family protein-serine/threonine phosphatase: MYQILIIDDDHSIKILLKRMLEKQGYEVIAASSGEEGIEKALACRPALIICDWIMPGLNGLEVCHRIKTDPKFSTTFFILLTSLDSVADCVKGLDAGADDFISKPIEHNELQARVRAGLRLHQLSRDLQTQKLLLESEMSEAAEYVRSLLPFPMTEPFNINFRFIPSRQLGGDCFDYYWLDADYLAIYLLDTAGHGLKATLPSVSVMNLLRSRALKSLNYYQPSDVLKALNDTFQMNYQNDKYFTIWYGVYNRINRQLIYASAGHPPAILITGTSPRKAEVKFLKTPGMPVGMFPEAKYIDGFCNIGKFSTLYIFSDGAYEITKSDGTLWSLDAFIQLLLSLQNSVDSQLDRVLSYLIALNSKDSFDDDLSILQIKFD